Proteins found in one Candidatus Cloacimonadota bacterium genomic segment:
- a CDS encoding DNA alkylation repair protein, giving the protein MIKEVGRLNIDDYKLLDAQVEKIFRNLDKGKDALVIKQIDELGNTANYFVREELGKRLATYTGTGNLDQICGDLLGDFIYGLRATGLFYFYYKYQDNPERIIATLDKTFESVPWESETICFELWKRFPEAMREYMPLWAESDNEKKRAMSMHGMENIAAKNPQFVLAFLSRLLDDNSEEVQKKISHILTQVGRVRPIQTYTNVRRWLLDADDTRFNTIWQTLKKLANIHTQKSKKDQGNDFLSISQRTIASWKKDSNANVQNMGNKLGSVIHMRRKANAR; this is encoded by the coding sequence ATGATCAAAGAAGTAGGACGTCTGAATATTGACGACTATAAACTACTAGACGCCCAAGTAGAAAAGATATTTCGCAATTTAGACAAAGGCAAAGATGCCCTTGTTATCAAACAAATCGACGAACTTGGAAACACAGCAAATTACTTCGTGCGTGAAGAATTGGGCAAACGCCTGGCAACATACACGGGAACCGGAAATTTAGACCAAATCTGTGGAGACCTATTAGGTGATTTTATTTATGGGTTACGGGCAACCGGGCTATTCTATTTTTATTACAAATATCAGGACAACCCGGAGCGCATTATCGCCACATTAGATAAAACCTTCGAATCTGTCCCCTGGGAAAGTGAAACTATCTGTTTTGAATTATGGAAACGATTTCCCGAAGCAATGCGAGAGTATATGCCTCTTTGGGCAGAAAGCGATAACGAAAAAAAACGCGCAATGAGTATGCACGGGATGGAAAACATCGCTGCCAAAAACCCTCAATTTGTACTAGCGTTTCTTTCTAGATTGCTGGATGATAATAGCGAAGAAGTGCAAAAGAAAATCTCACACATTCTTACCCAAGTAGGCAGAGTTCGCCCTATTCAAACCTACACAAACGTCCGGCGCTGGCTATTAGACGCAGATGATACCCGTTTCAACACTATTTGGCAAACCCTCAAAAAACTTGCCAATATCCACACCCAAAAAAGCAAAAAAGATCAAGGTAACGACTTTTTAAGCATTTCTCAACGCACTATCGCCAGTTGGAAGAAAGATTCAAATGCAAATGTCCAAAACATGGGCAACAAACTCGGCTCCGTGATTCATATGCGTAGAAAGGCAAATGCCCGCTGA
- the rnhC gene encoding ribonuclease HIII, giving the protein MHKQIEYYLSHLIPLLSQKGVEVYIKQEIAWGVQLKVTRNSDRATINLYYSEKRGLSQVISAPKQSGLKAELELLLLGEKKVNEPTGFHTWQRWIGSDECGKGDYFGPLVACAFYVEAHQVEELKALGVQDSKLIGDIRIVQVAKSLYLKYPFQASCIVLKPTRYNELIYDFKQQGQNLNDLLSWLHEKVILELFAKQSSAEGVIVDQFTRAHKVKNRLYKRNPALSVMEQTHAERDIAVAAASILARYQFLEAISALNRKYKFVFPKGAGSSVIKAGQNFIKEHGEKHLCNVAKLHFKTSQSVNGSRSPDIPQDASSQQKSTS; this is encoded by the coding sequence ATGCATAAACAGATAGAGTATTATCTTTCGCATCTTATCCCATTGCTCTCGCAGAAAGGTGTGGAAGTGTATATAAAACAAGAAATTGCTTGGGGTGTGCAATTAAAAGTAACTCGCAATTCAGATCGAGCAACGATCAACCTTTATTATAGTGAAAAACGCGGTCTCAGCCAAGTGATTAGTGCGCCCAAACAAAGCGGACTAAAAGCAGAATTAGAGCTTTTACTGCTAGGCGAAAAGAAAGTTAATGAGCCTACTGGATTTCACACGTGGCAGCGCTGGATTGGTAGCGATGAATGTGGCAAGGGAGATTACTTTGGACCTCTGGTGGCTTGTGCTTTCTATGTGGAAGCCCATCAAGTGGAAGAGCTTAAAGCTCTTGGCGTACAGGATAGTAAGCTTATAGGCGATATTCGCATTGTGCAAGTAGCTAAAAGCCTCTACCTCAAATATCCTTTTCAGGCATCCTGCATTGTGCTTAAACCAACACGTTACAATGAATTGATTTACGATTTCAAGCAACAAGGACAGAATCTGAACGATCTTCTAAGCTGGCTTCACGAAAAAGTTATTCTGGAGCTGTTTGCTAAACAGAGTAGTGCAGAAGGAGTAATTGTAGATCAATTTACCCGAGCCCACAAGGTTAAAAACCGCCTTTACAAACGTAACCCCGCCCTATCGGTTATGGAACAGACCCATGCAGAGCGAGATATAGCTGTAGCAGCGGCATCAATTCTTGCCCGCTATCAGTTTCTAGAGGCAATAAGTGCCCTCAATCGCAAGTATAAGTTCGTTTTCCCTAAGGGTGCGGGTTCCTCAGTCATTAAAGCTGGACAGAACTTCATAAAAGAACATGGCGAAAAACACCTATGCAATGTAGCCAAACTCCATTTTAAAACAAGCCAGAGTGTAAATGGCAGCCGTAGCCCCGATATTCCTCAAGACGCATCTTCCCAACAAAAATCTACAAGCTAG